The following proteins are encoded in a genomic region of Arachis stenosperma cultivar V10309 chromosome 4, arast.V10309.gnm1.PFL2, whole genome shotgun sequence:
- the LOC130973166 gene encoding isoflavone 2'-hydroxylase-like isoform X1, translated as MEMEPSLFYSLILFPVFLYTTFKLLSKSRRLRNLPPGPTPLPIIGNLHHLKPPLHRAFHRMSQTYGPIFSLWFGSRLAVVVSSPSAFQECFTKNDIVLANRPRSLSGKYIFYNYTTVGSCSYGDHWRNLRRITSLDVLSTQRTHSFAGIRKDETDRLMTKLAKETGSGFSEVELSSIFHNMTYNNMMRMISGKRYYGDDHDMKDLNEAKEFRDTVTELLQMAGVSNKADYIPFLRWFDFGNSQKKLKNISNRFDDFLNKLIQENRTRKQHEEGENSMIHHLLNLQESDPYYYTDQIIKGLALAMLFAGTDSSAVTLEWSLCNLLNHPEVLNKAREEIETQIGEERLLSESDLPKLPYLRNIILESLRLYTPAPLLIPHVSSQDITIGGFNVPKNTIVMINAWGMHRDPTVWSDATCFNPERFEKEGEEKKLVAFGLGRRACPGEAMAMHGVGFTLGLLIQCFDWKRVSEEPIDMRERNWFTLSRSQTIFQQCGLCVKNENASAMPSSH; from the exons ATGGAAATGGAACCCTCATTGTTCTACTCTCTTATACTCTTCCCAGTTTTTCTCTACACCACCTTCAAGCTTCTCTCTAAGAGCAGAAGATTAAGAAACCTTCCACCAGGTCCAACACCTCTTCCAATAATAGGCAACCTCCACCACCTAAAACCGCCGCTCCACCGCGCATTCCACCGCATGTCGCAGACATACGGCCCCATATTCTCCTTGTGGTTCGGCTCGCGCCTCGCGGTTGTCGTCTCATCGCCGTCGGCTTTCCAAGAATGCTTCACTAAGAACGATATCGTGTTGGCGAATAGGCCAAGGTCTCTGTCCGGAAAGTACATATTCTACAACTACACCACCGTAGGGTCTTGCTCCTACGGCGACCATTGGCGCAACCTCCGCCGCATCACTTCTCTTGATGTTCTCTCAACGCAACGGACTCACTCCTTCGCCGGAATCCGAAAGGATGAAACCGACAG GTTGATGACAAAATTGGCGAAGGAAACAGGGTCAGGATTTAGTGAAGTGGAGCTAAGTTCTATCTTTCATAATATGACTTACAACAACATGATGAGAATGATATCAGGGAAAAGATACTATGGTGATGACCATGACATGAAAGATTTGAATGAAGCCAAAGAATTTAGGGACACAGTCACAGAGTTGCTTCAAATGGCAGGTGTTTCTAACAAAGCAGATTACATACCTTTCCTAAGGTGGTTTGACTTTGGCAATTCCCAAAAGAAGTTGAAGAATATTAGTAACAGGTTTGATGATTTCTTGAATAAACTCATCCAAGAGAACCGTACTAGGAAGCAGCACGAAGAAGGTGAAAATTCCATGATTCACCATCTATTGAATCTTCAGGAATCCGACCCTTACTACTATACTGATCAAATCATCAAAGGGCTAGCTCTG GCCATGCTGTTTGCGGGAACAGATTCATCTGCTGTGACTTTAGAATGGTCACTATGTAATTTACTAAATCACCCTGAGGTTTTGAACAAGGCAAGAGAAGAAATAGAGACACAAATTGGAGAGGAGAGGTTGCTAAGTGAATCAGATCTTCCAAAACTACCTTACCTTAGGAACATTATTCTAGAGTCACTAAGGTTGTACACGCCAGCACCGTTGCTCATACCACACGTGTCATCACAAGACATCACAATAGGAGGATTCAATGTTCCAAAGAACACTATAGTGATGATCAATGCTTGGGGGATGCATAGAGATCCTACGGTGTGGAGTGATGCCACGTGTTTCAATCCGGAGAGGTTTGAGAAAGAAGGAGAGGAGAAGAAGTTGGTTGCTTTTGGATTGGGACGAAGGGCTTGCCCTGGTGAAGCAATGGCTATGCATGGTGTTGGTTTCactttgggattgttgattcaATGCTTTGATTGGAAAAGGGTTAGTGAGGAACCCATTGATATGAGAGAAAGAAATTGGTTCACTCTTTCAAG ATCTCAAACCATATTTCAGCAGTGTGGGCTGTGTGTGAAGAATGAAAATGCGTCTGCGATGCCATCTTCTCACTAG
- the LOC130973166 gene encoding isoflavone 2'-hydroxylase-like isoform X3: MEMEPSLFYSLILFPVFLYTTFKLLSKSRRLRNLPPGPTPLPIIGNLHHLKPPLHRAFHRMSQTYGPIFSLWFGSRLAVVVSSPSAFQECFTKNDIVLANRPRSLSGKYIFYNYTTVGSCSYGDHWRNLRRITSLDVLSTQRTHSFAGIRKDETDRLMTKLAKETGSGFSEVELSSIFHNMTYNNMMRMISGKRYYGDDHDMKDLNEAKEFRDTVTELLQMAGVSNKADYIPFLRWFDFGNSQKKLKNISNRFDDFLNKLIQENRTRKQHEEGENSMIHHLLNLQESDPYYYTDQIIKGLALAMLFAGTDSSAVTLEWSLCNLLNHPEVLNKAREEIETQIGEERLLSESDLPKLPYLRNIILESLRLYTPAPLLIPHVSSQDITIGGFNVPKNTIVMINAWGMHRDPTVWSDATCFNPERFEKEGEEKKLVAFGLGRRACPGEAMAMHGVGFTLGLLIQCFDWKRVSEEPIDMRERNWFTLSRLDLKPYFSSVGCV; encoded by the exons ATGGAAATGGAACCCTCATTGTTCTACTCTCTTATACTCTTCCCAGTTTTTCTCTACACCACCTTCAAGCTTCTCTCTAAGAGCAGAAGATTAAGAAACCTTCCACCAGGTCCAACACCTCTTCCAATAATAGGCAACCTCCACCACCTAAAACCGCCGCTCCACCGCGCATTCCACCGCATGTCGCAGACATACGGCCCCATATTCTCCTTGTGGTTCGGCTCGCGCCTCGCGGTTGTCGTCTCATCGCCGTCGGCTTTCCAAGAATGCTTCACTAAGAACGATATCGTGTTGGCGAATAGGCCAAGGTCTCTGTCCGGAAAGTACATATTCTACAACTACACCACCGTAGGGTCTTGCTCCTACGGCGACCATTGGCGCAACCTCCGCCGCATCACTTCTCTTGATGTTCTCTCAACGCAACGGACTCACTCCTTCGCCGGAATCCGAAAGGATGAAACCGACAG GTTGATGACAAAATTGGCGAAGGAAACAGGGTCAGGATTTAGTGAAGTGGAGCTAAGTTCTATCTTTCATAATATGACTTACAACAACATGATGAGAATGATATCAGGGAAAAGATACTATGGTGATGACCATGACATGAAAGATTTGAATGAAGCCAAAGAATTTAGGGACACAGTCACAGAGTTGCTTCAAATGGCAGGTGTTTCTAACAAAGCAGATTACATACCTTTCCTAAGGTGGTTTGACTTTGGCAATTCCCAAAAGAAGTTGAAGAATATTAGTAACAGGTTTGATGATTTCTTGAATAAACTCATCCAAGAGAACCGTACTAGGAAGCAGCACGAAGAAGGTGAAAATTCCATGATTCACCATCTATTGAATCTTCAGGAATCCGACCCTTACTACTATACTGATCAAATCATCAAAGGGCTAGCTCTG GCCATGCTGTTTGCGGGAACAGATTCATCTGCTGTGACTTTAGAATGGTCACTATGTAATTTACTAAATCACCCTGAGGTTTTGAACAAGGCAAGAGAAGAAATAGAGACACAAATTGGAGAGGAGAGGTTGCTAAGTGAATCAGATCTTCCAAAACTACCTTACCTTAGGAACATTATTCTAGAGTCACTAAGGTTGTACACGCCAGCACCGTTGCTCATACCACACGTGTCATCACAAGACATCACAATAGGAGGATTCAATGTTCCAAAGAACACTATAGTGATGATCAATGCTTGGGGGATGCATAGAGATCCTACGGTGTGGAGTGATGCCACGTGTTTCAATCCGGAGAGGTTTGAGAAAGAAGGAGAGGAGAAGAAGTTGGTTGCTTTTGGATTGGGACGAAGGGCTTGCCCTGGTGAAGCAATGGCTATGCATGGTGTTGGTTTCactttgggattgttgattcaATGCTTTGATTGGAAAAGGGTTAGTGAGGAACCCATTGATATGAGAGAAAGAAATTGGTTCACTCTTTCAAG GTTAGATCTCAAACCATATTTCAGCAGTGTGGGCTGTGTGTGA
- the LOC130973166 gene encoding isoflavone 2'-hydroxylase-like isoform X2 has translation MEMEPSLFYSLILFPVFLYTTFKLLSKSRRLRNLPPGPTPLPIIGNLHHLKPPLHRAFHRMSQTYGPIFSLWFGSRLAVVVSSPSAFQECFTKNDIVLANRPRSLSGKYIFYNYTTVGSCSYGDHWRNLRRITSLDVLSTQRTHSFAGIRKDETDRLMTKLAKETGSGFSEVELSSIFHNMTYNNMMRMISGKRYYGDDHDMKDLNEAKEFRDTVTELLQMAGVSNKADYIPFLRWFDFGNSQKKLKNISNRFDDFLNKLIQENRTRKQHEEGENSMIHHLLNLQESDPYYYTDQIIKGLALAMLFAGTDSSAVTLEWSLCNLLNHPEVLNKAREEIETQIGEERLLSESDLPKLPYLRNIILESLRLYTPAPLLIPHVSSQDITIGGFNVPKNTIVMINAWGMHRDPTVWSDATCFNPERFEKEGEEKKLVAFGLGRRACPGEAMAMHGVGFTLGLLIQCFDWKRVSEEPIDMRERNWFTLSRLTPLKAMCKPRPIVNKVFSNI, from the exons ATGGAAATGGAACCCTCATTGTTCTACTCTCTTATACTCTTCCCAGTTTTTCTCTACACCACCTTCAAGCTTCTCTCTAAGAGCAGAAGATTAAGAAACCTTCCACCAGGTCCAACACCTCTTCCAATAATAGGCAACCTCCACCACCTAAAACCGCCGCTCCACCGCGCATTCCACCGCATGTCGCAGACATACGGCCCCATATTCTCCTTGTGGTTCGGCTCGCGCCTCGCGGTTGTCGTCTCATCGCCGTCGGCTTTCCAAGAATGCTTCACTAAGAACGATATCGTGTTGGCGAATAGGCCAAGGTCTCTGTCCGGAAAGTACATATTCTACAACTACACCACCGTAGGGTCTTGCTCCTACGGCGACCATTGGCGCAACCTCCGCCGCATCACTTCTCTTGATGTTCTCTCAACGCAACGGACTCACTCCTTCGCCGGAATCCGAAAGGATGAAACCGACAG GTTGATGACAAAATTGGCGAAGGAAACAGGGTCAGGATTTAGTGAAGTGGAGCTAAGTTCTATCTTTCATAATATGACTTACAACAACATGATGAGAATGATATCAGGGAAAAGATACTATGGTGATGACCATGACATGAAAGATTTGAATGAAGCCAAAGAATTTAGGGACACAGTCACAGAGTTGCTTCAAATGGCAGGTGTTTCTAACAAAGCAGATTACATACCTTTCCTAAGGTGGTTTGACTTTGGCAATTCCCAAAAGAAGTTGAAGAATATTAGTAACAGGTTTGATGATTTCTTGAATAAACTCATCCAAGAGAACCGTACTAGGAAGCAGCACGAAGAAGGTGAAAATTCCATGATTCACCATCTATTGAATCTTCAGGAATCCGACCCTTACTACTATACTGATCAAATCATCAAAGGGCTAGCTCTG GCCATGCTGTTTGCGGGAACAGATTCATCTGCTGTGACTTTAGAATGGTCACTATGTAATTTACTAAATCACCCTGAGGTTTTGAACAAGGCAAGAGAAGAAATAGAGACACAAATTGGAGAGGAGAGGTTGCTAAGTGAATCAGATCTTCCAAAACTACCTTACCTTAGGAACATTATTCTAGAGTCACTAAGGTTGTACACGCCAGCACCGTTGCTCATACCACACGTGTCATCACAAGACATCACAATAGGAGGATTCAATGTTCCAAAGAACACTATAGTGATGATCAATGCTTGGGGGATGCATAGAGATCCTACGGTGTGGAGTGATGCCACGTGTTTCAATCCGGAGAGGTTTGAGAAAGAAGGAGAGGAGAAGAAGTTGGTTGCTTTTGGATTGGGACGAAGGGCTTGCCCTGGTGAAGCAATGGCTATGCATGGTGTTGGTTTCactttgggattgttgattcaATGCTTTGATTGGAAAAGGGTTAGTGAGGAACCCATTGATATGAGAGAAAGAAATTGGTTCACTCTTTCAAGGTTGACTCCGTTGAAGGCTATGTGTAAACCACGCCCAATTGTGAACAAAGTTTTCTCAAATATTTAG